One genomic segment of Pseudonocardia sp. T1-2H includes these proteins:
- a CDS encoding hydrolase, with translation MGSAEPPRTGVVAEIEGLGGLSVVVASHPHMFGCQVGWSRRFGDVPVLVHSADREWVQRDDPVITEWRGVETVLPGVTLIEVGGHFPGAAVAHVTSPDGRGDLLVGDSIMPTPATGWVTFLRSYPNGIPLSPALVRRIVDALEPYEFDRMYGLAGRAVLAGAKDAVHRSADRYIAWVSGENDPLG, from the coding sequence GTGGGATCCGCCGAACCACCTCGCACCGGAGTCGTCGCGGAGATCGAGGGACTCGGCGGACTGAGCGTCGTGGTGGCGAGCCACCCGCACATGTTCGGCTGTCAGGTGGGCTGGAGCCGTCGCTTCGGCGACGTCCCGGTGCTCGTCCACTCCGCGGACCGGGAGTGGGTGCAGCGCGACGACCCTGTGATCACGGAGTGGCGCGGCGTCGAGACGGTACTGCCGGGTGTGACGCTGATCGAGGTCGGCGGCCACTTCCCGGGGGCGGCCGTGGCGCACGTGACGAGCCCGGACGGGCGGGGCGATCTGCTCGTGGGGGACTCGATCATGCCGACGCCGGCGACGGGCTGGGTGACGTTCCTGCGGAGCTACCCCAACGGGATACCGCTGTCGCCCGCTCTGGTGCGGCGGATCGTCGACGCGCTCGAGCCCTACGAGTTCGACCGGATGTACGGCCTCGCGGGGCGCGCGGTGCTCGCTGGCGCGAAGGATGCGGTCCACCGGTCCGCGGACAGGTACATCGCGTGGGTGAGCGGTGAGAACGACCCTCTCGGCTGA